In Strigops habroptila isolate Jane chromosome 4, bStrHab1.2.pri, whole genome shotgun sequence, a single genomic region encodes these proteins:
- the EHF gene encoding ETS homologous factor isoform X2: MILEGAGRMSINSSSNLLHQQPSWTDGYSTCNVSSSFYGTQWHEIHPQYWTKFQVWEWLQHLLDTNQLDANCIPFQEFDINGEHLCSMSLQEFTQAAGTAGQLLYSNLQHLKWNGQCGSDMYQPHNVIVKTEQTDPSLMVSWKEENYLYDSGYGSTVELLDSKTFCRSQISMTTPSHQPPESSDVKKSQDHIPKSHTKKHNPRGTHLWEFIRDILLNPEKNPGLIKWEDRSEGVFRFLKSEAVAQLWGKKKNNSSMTYEKLSRAMRYYYKREILERVDGRRLVYKFGKNARGWRENEN; encoded by the exons ATGATTTtggaaggagctggcagaaTGAGTATCAATTCCAGCAGCAATCTACTTCACCAGCAGCCTTCCTGGACAGATGGATATTCCACATGCAATG TGTCCAGCAGCTTCTATGGAACACAGTGGCATGAAATACACCCGCAGTACTGGACTAAATTTCAAGTCTgggagtggctgcagcatctcctcGATACCAACCAACTGGATGCCAACTGCATACCTTTCCAGGAGTTTGATATCAATGGTGAACATCTGTGCAGTATGAGCCTGCAGGAATTCACTCAGGCAGCTGGGACAGCAGGGCAACTGCTTTACAGCAACCTTCAGCACCTAAAATGGAATG GCCAGTGTGGAAGTGACATGTACCAACCTCACAATGTTAttgtgaaaacagagcaaacag ATCCATCATTAATGGTGTCCTGGAAAGAAGAGAATTACCTGTATGACAGTGGCTATGGTAGCACAGTAG AGCTACTGGACAGTAAAACATTCTGTCGTTCTCAGATTTCTATGACGACACCTAGTCACCAGCCTCCTG agtcTTCAGATGTGAAAAAATCGCAAGATCATATCCCAAAGTCCCACACCAAGAAGCACA acCCTCGAGGAACTCATCTTTGGGAATTTATTCGAGATATTCTTCTCAATCCTGAGAAAAACCCAGGATTAATCAAGTGGGAAGATCGGTCAGAAGGTGTCTTCAGATTTTTGAAATCCGAAGCTGTGGCTCAGctctggggaaagaagaaaaacaacagcagcatgaCTTATGAAAAACTCAGCCGAGCTATGAG atACTATTATAAAAGAGAAATCCTGGAGCGTGTGGATGGTCGGAGATTAGTGTATAAATTTGGAAAGAATGCCCGTGGctggagagaaaatgagaattaa
- the EHF gene encoding ETS homologous factor isoform X1 produces the protein MIMILEGAGRMSINSSSNLLHQQPSWTDGYSTCNVSSSFYGTQWHEIHPQYWTKFQVWEWLQHLLDTNQLDANCIPFQEFDINGEHLCSMSLQEFTQAAGTAGQLLYSNLQHLKWNGQCGSDMYQPHNVIVKTEQTDPSLMVSWKEENYLYDSGYGSTVELLDSKTFCRSQISMTTPSHQPPESSDVKKSQDHIPKSHTKKHNPRGTHLWEFIRDILLNPEKNPGLIKWEDRSEGVFRFLKSEAVAQLWGKKKNNSSMTYEKLSRAMRYYYKREILERVDGRRLVYKFGKNARGWRENEN, from the exons ATG ATCATGATTTtggaaggagctggcagaaTGAGTATCAATTCCAGCAGCAATCTACTTCACCAGCAGCCTTCCTGGACAGATGGATATTCCACATGCAATG TGTCCAGCAGCTTCTATGGAACACAGTGGCATGAAATACACCCGCAGTACTGGACTAAATTTCAAGTCTgggagtggctgcagcatctcctcGATACCAACCAACTGGATGCCAACTGCATACCTTTCCAGGAGTTTGATATCAATGGTGAACATCTGTGCAGTATGAGCCTGCAGGAATTCACTCAGGCAGCTGGGACAGCAGGGCAACTGCTTTACAGCAACCTTCAGCACCTAAAATGGAATG GCCAGTGTGGAAGTGACATGTACCAACCTCACAATGTTAttgtgaaaacagagcaaacag ATCCATCATTAATGGTGTCCTGGAAAGAAGAGAATTACCTGTATGACAGTGGCTATGGTAGCACAGTAG AGCTACTGGACAGTAAAACATTCTGTCGTTCTCAGATTTCTATGACGACACCTAGTCACCAGCCTCCTG agtcTTCAGATGTGAAAAAATCGCAAGATCATATCCCAAAGTCCCACACCAAGAAGCACA acCCTCGAGGAACTCATCTTTGGGAATTTATTCGAGATATTCTTCTCAATCCTGAGAAAAACCCAGGATTAATCAAGTGGGAAGATCGGTCAGAAGGTGTCTTCAGATTTTTGAAATCCGAAGCTGTGGCTCAGctctggggaaagaagaaaaacaacagcagcatgaCTTATGAAAAACTCAGCCGAGCTATGAG atACTATTATAAAAGAGAAATCCTGGAGCGTGTGGATGGTCGGAGATTAGTGTATAAATTTGGAAAGAATGCCCGTGGctggagagaaaatgagaattaa